From the genome of Candidatus Wallbacteria bacterium, one region includes:
- the hflK gene encoding FtsH protease activity modulator HflK, which translates to MKDFEDAKIVNEKLEEFKQKGGRFVRTNLILLFLMMLVVYLLSGFFVVEQYQLGVVRRFGKMVRTVEPGLRYHLPYPVEVVDRPEVAKVQRIEIGFKTEGYEGTSGRYSDSPAEADMLTGDINIVKADFIVQYKIKDPVAYLFNVYKVDETVKKAAEAAMRQIAANHNVDDILTEKKEEIQEETRKLMQEFLDTYEAGTDVQAVKLQDVVPPDAVVAAFKDVASAKEDKERFINEAQGYQNELLPKAEGDAAKMVREAEGYMQEKINISKGEAEKFTKVREEYRKAAEITRIRLYLETAEKVLARTRKIITTGQANNDLMKLFHLNAPLGGEK; encoded by the coding sequence GTGAAGGATTTCGAAGATGCAAAGATTGTGAATGAGAAACTGGAAGAATTCAAGCAGAAAGGCGGCAGATTCGTCAGGACCAATCTGATCCTGTTGTTTTTGATGATGCTGGTTGTCTATCTGTTGTCCGGATTTTTCGTGGTCGAACAGTATCAGCTCGGAGTTGTGCGCAGATTCGGAAAAATGGTGCGCACAGTGGAACCTGGATTGCGCTATCATCTGCCTTATCCGGTGGAAGTCGTGGACAGGCCTGAAGTAGCCAAGGTCCAGAGAATAGAAATTGGTTTCAAGACCGAGGGCTATGAGGGAACTTCAGGGCGCTATTCCGACAGCCCGGCGGAAGCGGATATGCTTACAGGGGATATCAATATCGTCAAAGCAGATTTCATCGTGCAATACAAGATCAAAGACCCTGTCGCATACCTGTTCAATGTCTACAAGGTGGATGAAACAGTGAAAAAGGCTGCTGAAGCGGCAATGAGGCAGATCGCAGCCAATCATAATGTGGACGATATACTCACCGAAAAAAAAGAGGAAATCCAGGAAGAGACCAGAAAGTTGATGCAGGAATTTCTGGACACCTATGAAGCTGGAACCGATGTCCAGGCAGTCAAGCTGCAGGATGTGGTACCTCCGGATGCTGTGGTTGCAGCATTCAAGGACGTGGCTTCAGCCAAGGAAGACAAGGAGCGCTTCATCAATGAAGCACAGGGATATCAGAATGAACTGCTGCCAAAGGCCGAAGGCGACGCCGCCAAGATGGTCAGGGAAGCTGAAGGATATATGCAGGAAAAAATCAACATCTCCAAAGGCGAAGCTGAGAAGTTCACCAAAGTGAGGGAAGAATACCGCAAGGCGGCTGAAATCACGCGGATCAGGCTGTATCTGGAAACTGCGGAAAAAGTCCTGGCCAGGACCCGCAAGATCATCACCACAGGGCAGGCCAACAATGACCTGATGAAGCTCTT